The Pseudomonas chlororaphis subsp. piscium genome contains the following window.
GCGCCTGGAGCGGGTCACACGCATTCTGCATGCAGACCTGCGCAACAAATTCGGCATCGCCCAGCCACGCATCCTGGTCTGCGGGCTCAACCCGCACGCCGGCGAAGGCGGACATCTGGGCCATGAAGAAATCGATATCATCGAACCCACCCTGGAGCGTCTGCGCAACGAAGGCATGGACCTGCGCGGCCCCCTGCCCGCCGACACTCTGTTTACCCCCAAATATCTGGAGCACTGCGACGCAGTGCTGGCGATGTACCATGACCAAGGGCTGCCCGTGCTGAAATACAAAGGCTTCGGCGCCGCGGTCAACGTGACGCTGGGCCTGCCAATCATCCGCACCTCGGTCGACCATGGCACCGCCCTGGATCTGGCCGGCAGCGGCAAGATCGATACCGGCAGCCTGAAAGTCGCCCTGGAAACCGCCTACCAGATGGCCGAGACCCGTTTATGACCGAGCAATACCAACACCGGGCGCGCAAGCGCTTCGGCCAGAACTTCCTGCATGACGCCGGCGTGATCGACCGCATCCTGCGCTCCATCAATGCCAAGTCCGGCGACCGCATGCTGGAAATCGGCCCGGGCCAAGGCGCCTTGACCGAGGGCCTGCTCAACAGCGGCGCCCAACTGGATGTGGTCGAACTGGACAAGGACCTGGTGCCGATCCTCAACCAGCAGTTTGCTGGCCGGGACAATTTCAGCCTGCACCAGGGCGACGCCCTGAAGTTCGACTTCAACAGCCTGAATGCCGAACCCGGCAGCCTGCGCGTGGTCGGCAACCTGCCCTACAACATCTCCACCCCGCTGATCTTTCATCTGCTGCAGAACGCCGGACTGATCCGCGATATGCACTTCATGCTGCAGAAAGAAGTGGTCGAGCGCCTCGCCGCGGGCCCGGGCGGTGGTGACTGGGGCCGTCTGTCGATCATGGTCCAGTACCACTGCCGCGTGGAACATCTGTTCAACGTCGGCCCGGGCGCCTTCAATCCGCCACCAAAAGTCGACTCGGCGATCGTCCGCCTGGTGCCACATGCGGTACTGCCGCATCCGGCCAAGGATCATCGCCTGCTGGAACGCATCGTCCGCGAAGCCTTCAACCAGCGCCGCAAGACCCTGCGCAATACCCTCAAGGCCCTGCTCTCCAGCGCCGAAATCGAAGCCACCGGCGTCGATGGCAGCCTGCGTCCGGAGCAACTGGACCTGGCAGCCTTCGTTCGCCTGGCCGACAAGCTCAGCGAACAAGCCGCGGATACTGCCAGCGCCAGCTGACACGCCACCAGCGTTATCGGGTAAGACGCCAGGCTCCATGTCTGGTTTACTACCCGATACTTGGCCTAGACTGACCTCCATCAGCTTTGTCCCGCGTCCCGCTTCGTTTTAAGGCCCCTTGCATGTCCGATCCTCGCTATCAGATCGACGTCAGCGTCGTCACCCGCTTTCTCCCGGAACAGTCGCAACCCGAGCAGAACCGCTTTGCCTTCGCCTACACCATCACCGTACAGAACAATGGCCTGCTACCCGCCAAACTGCTCTCTCGGCACTGGGTGATCACCGATGGCGACGGGCACGTCGAGGAAGTTCGCGGTGCCGGCGTCGTCGGTCAGCAGCCGCTGATCGCCGTGGGCAAAAGCCACACCTACAGCAGCGGCACGGTGATGACCACACGCGTCGGCAATATGCAGGGCAGCTATCAGATGCTCGCCGAAGACGGCAAACACTTCGACGCCATCATCGCCCCTTTCCGCCTGGCCGTGCCCGGAGCCCTGCACTGATGACGACTTACGCCGTCGGTGACCTGCAAGGCTGCCTGGGGCCTTTGCAGTGCCTGCTTGAGAAGGTCTCTTTCGACCCGGCGAAGGATCGCCTGTGGCTGGTCGGCGACCTGGTCAACCGTGGCCCGCAGTCACTGGAAACCCTGCGCTTTCTTTATGCCATGCGCGATTCCCTGGTGTGCGTGCTGGGCAATCATGACCTGCACCTGTTGGCCGCCTGGCGCAACATCGAACGCCTGAAGAAAGCCGATACCCTGAGTGAGATCCTCAATGCGCCGGATTGCGAGGAGTTGCTCCAGTGGCTGCGCCAGCAAAAGCTGATGCACTATGACGAACAGCGCAATATCGCCCTGGTGCACGCAGGAATACCACCACAGTGGTCGCTGAAAAAGGCCATCAAGTGCGCCACCGAAGTCGAAGAGGCGCTGCGTGACGACAACCGCTTCGAGCCCTATCTGGACGGTATGTACGGCAACGACCCAACAAAATGGGACGGCGAGCTCAAAGGCGTGACCCGTCTGCGGGTAATCACCAACTATTTCACCCGCATGCGTTTCTGCACCAGCGATGGCAAGCTCGACCTCAAGGGCAAGGAAGGGCCGGACGCTGCTCCACCAGGTTATGCCCCCTGGTTCGAGCATAAGGAACGCAAGACCCAGGACGTTAAAATCATCTTCGGTCACTGGGCCGCCCTCGAAGGCAACTGCAACGAGCCCGGCGTATTCGCCCTCGACACCGGCTGCGTCTGGGGCGGCGCCCTGACCTTGCTGAACATCGACACCGGCCAACGCCTCGAGTGTGAATGCGACGCCCACGGCCACATCAAACCCCAGGCCAATCAACCTTCCCCTGAACCCATGCCAATCACCGCCAAGCGCTAGACGGCGCTTGCCACCAGGCCCAGGAGCCCGCCATGAGCGAATTCAAACGCATCCCCCCAGAACAGGCCCAGGCACTGCGCGAGCAAGGCGCCGTGGTGGTCGACATCCGCGATCCGCAGACCTTTGCCTTGAACCACATCAGCGGTTCACTGCACCTGGACAACCACTCCATCTCCGACTTCATCCGCAATGCCGATCTCGACGCCCCGCTGGTGGTCGTTTGCTATCACGGCAACTCCAGCCAAAGCGCGGCGGCCTACCTGATCAGCCAGGGTTTCTCCGACGTATACAGCCTGGACGGTGGTTTCGAACTGTGGCGAACCACCTACCCTGCGGAAATTGCCCAGGGCAGCGCCGAATAATTTTTCTGTGCTCCAGCCCGCGTCATTCGTGGGCTGGCGCCACGACCGACGAACGGTCACTTGAACAAATTGCGTATTCCACCTTTACCTCCCCGATTCCGAACTATCCTTAGCCTCAGGCCATCCAATCAGGGGAGAGCCGG
Protein-coding sequences here:
- the rsmA gene encoding 16S rRNA (adenine(1518)-N(6)/adenine(1519)-N(6))-dimethyltransferase RsmA, with the protein product MTEQYQHRARKRFGQNFLHDAGVIDRILRSINAKSGDRMLEIGPGQGALTEGLLNSGAQLDVVELDKDLVPILNQQFAGRDNFSLHQGDALKFDFNSLNAEPGSLRVVGNLPYNISTPLIFHLLQNAGLIRDMHFMLQKEVVERLAAGPGGGDWGRLSIMVQYHCRVEHLFNVGPGAFNPPPKVDSAIVRLVPHAVLPHPAKDHRLLERIVREAFNQRRKTLRNTLKALLSSAEIEATGVDGSLRPEQLDLAAFVRLADKLSEQAADTASAS
- the apaG gene encoding Co2+/Mg2+ efflux protein ApaG, translated to MSDPRYQIDVSVVTRFLPEQSQPEQNRFAFAYTITVQNNGLLPAKLLSRHWVITDGDGHVEEVRGAGVVGQQPLIAVGKSHTYSSGTVMTTRVGNMQGSYQMLAEDGKHFDAIIAPFRLAVPGALH
- a CDS encoding symmetrical bis(5'-nucleosyl)-tetraphosphatase, translating into MTTYAVGDLQGCLGPLQCLLEKVSFDPAKDRLWLVGDLVNRGPQSLETLRFLYAMRDSLVCVLGNHDLHLLAAWRNIERLKKADTLSEILNAPDCEELLQWLRQQKLMHYDEQRNIALVHAGIPPQWSLKKAIKCATEVEEALRDDNRFEPYLDGMYGNDPTKWDGELKGVTRLRVITNYFTRMRFCTSDGKLDLKGKEGPDAAPPGYAPWFEHKERKTQDVKIIFGHWAALEGNCNEPGVFALDTGCVWGGALTLLNIDTGQRLECECDAHGHIKPQANQPSPEPMPITAKR
- the glpE gene encoding thiosulfate sulfurtransferase GlpE; the encoded protein is MSEFKRIPPEQAQALREQGAVVVDIRDPQTFALNHISGSLHLDNHSISDFIRNADLDAPLVVVCYHGNSSQSAAAYLISQGFSDVYSLDGGFELWRTTYPAEIAQGSAE